GGCCGATAACTGCCAGGCGCCTTCGACTGTCAGACCCGGGTCGAAGCCGACGACCTTCATGCCCAACGCAATACCGGTGTTGGCGACGATACGGCCGATAGCACCAAGGCCGATGACGCCGAGCGTGCGGCCGGGTAACTCGTAGCCGCCGAACTGCTTCTTACCCGCCTCGACCGCTTTGTGCAGCTCGTCATCCGTACCCTGCAAGCGGCGCGCATAGTCCCATGCCTGGCAAATATGGCGGCACGCTAGAACCAACCCTGCCACCACTAATTCTTTTACCGCGTTGGCGTTCGCCCCGGGGGCGTTGAACACCGGAATCCCGCGCGCACTCATCTGCGGTACGGGGATATTGTTCACGCCGGCGCCGGCACGGCCGACCGCCTTCAACGTCGACGGAATCTCCATGTCGTGCATTTTGGCAGAGCGCACTAACACAGCATCCGGCGTCTTGAGGTCGGTACCGACGCGATAACGGTCGGCAGGTAAGCGCTCTAATCCAAGCGCGGAGATATTGTTCAGGGTCAATATTTGATACATGACTATTTCCTTCTCGTTCGGGTCTTTTTTAATAATCTGTTAATACAGCAGCGACGCAGTCATTATCCGCGCCACCAACGTCGCTCTAGGCGCACTTCAGAAACTCTTTCATGTAAGCAATAAGTGCATCGATGCCGGCTTCCGGCATAGCGTTGTAAATACTCGCGCGCATACCGCCGACCGAACGATGCCCTTTGAGCTGTAGCAAACCAGCGGCTTGCGCACCCTTGAGGAACGGCTCGTCGAGCGCCTCATCCTTCAATGTGAACGGGATATTCATCCATGAGCGCGACGACAACTCGACCGGATTCTTATAGAACCCGCCGGAGGCATCGATGTAGTTATAGAGTTTCTTCGCCTTACGTTCGTTGGTCTCGGCCATCGCTTTGAGGCCGCCGTTCTGCAGCAACCACTCGAACACCAGCCCAGCGATGTACCAGCCGTAGGTCGGCGGCGTGTTGTACATCGAGTCGTTGTCGGCGTGGATCTTGTAATCGAACATCGACGGCGTACCCGGCAATGTTTGACCGATGAGATCCTCGCGCACGATCACGAGCGTGAGGCCGGACGGACCGAAATTTTTTTGCGCACCGGCGTAGATCAAACCGAATTTGCTGACGTCGACCGGCCGCGACAAGAACGTCGACGACATGTCGCACACCAGTGGCACATTGCCAACATTGGGAACATCAGGAAATTCAACGCCGCCGATGGTCTCGTTGGCGGTGTAGTGCACATAAGCGGCATCCGCGCCGAGCTTCCACTGCGAGCGCGGTGGGATGGTAGTGAACTTTGAGGATTCGGCGTTGGCGGCGATGTTAACGGCGCCGTACTTCTGCGCTTCCTTGATCGCTTTCTTCGACCATTCACCGGTATGTAAGTAGTCGACCTTCTTTTTGCCGCCGAGCAGGTTCATCGGCACCATCGCGAACTGCGCAGTCGCGCCGCCCTGCAGGAACAACACTTTGTAGTTGGCTGGGATCCCGACCAAGACGCGCAGATCCTTCTCGGCCTTTTCGGCAATACTGATGAATTCCTTGCCGCGGTGACTCATCTCCATCACCGACATGCCGCTGCCGTGCCAATCGAGTAATTCCGCCTGCGCGCGTTGCAATACGTCCTGCGGCAACACCGCCGGACCGGCACTGAAGTTATAAATCGCTGTCATTACATCCCCGTACGTTGGATTAACAAATGTGACCCAACGGTAGTCAGATGCCGACGGTATTTGCTGGGGTTAAGAGATGATCGCCCAACATGTGCCCATCCTTGGCGTCGCTTTCGCGCCGCTGCTTGATCTCGGCCCACGCATCCGTCTGCAGGCGCTCAACGGCGTCGACGCACTTACGTGCGCCGGCGACTACTCCGCTTCGCCCTCATCAGACTCGATGATCTTTTCGAGGCCGGCTAATAACTCGCCGTTGGAAAGTTCGATCAACCGTACACCTTGGGTGTTGCGGCTAATCACCGATACCTCTTTGACATGCGTACGAATGAGCGTACCACCGTCGGTGATGAGCATCGCCTCATCACCTTCTTCGACCACGCACGCGCTCAACACTGAACCATTGCGCTCATTCACCTGAATCGAAATCACACCCTGACCACCACGCTTGTGCAACGGATACTCCGACAACAACGAACGCTTGCCGTAACCGTTGCGAGTTGCGGTCAATACTGCCGTGGTTTCACCCTGACCGTCTTTAGTGGCGATGATGAGCGACACCACCGCCTGATTTTCCTTGAGTTCGATGCCACGCACGCCGCGCGCCGAACGACCCATCGGCCGCACGTCTTCTTCGGCAAAGCGCACAGCTTTGCCGGAATCGCTGAACAACAAGATTTCGCACTGACCGGTTGTCAGACCGACACCGACCAACTGGTTACCGGCCTCAAGCTCGATCGCCTTGATGCCGTTTGAGCGTGGCCGCGAGAATTCGGTGAGCTCGGTCTTCTTGACCGTGCCGTCTGAGGTCGCCATGAACACGTAGCCGCCTTGATTGAAATCGCGCACCGGCAGGATCGCATTGATGCGTTCGCCCTCTTCCAGCGGCAACAAATTCACGATCGGCTTACCGCGAGCGCCACGGCCAGCTTGCGGAATTTCGTAGACCTTGCGCCAGTACGCTTTGCCACGACTCGTGAAACACAGAATCGTCGCATGCGTATTGGCGATAATCAGCTTCTCGACGAAATCTTCTTCCTTCATGCGCGTCGCCATCTTGCCGCGGCCGCCACGACGTTGTGCGCGGTAGTCGGATAACGGCTGCGACTTGATGTAGCCGGCATGCGACAACGTGACGACGACATCTTCGTCAGCGATTAAATCTTCGATCTTGAGA
This window of the Gammaproteobacteria bacterium genome carries:
- the serC gene encoding 3-phosphoserine/phosphohydroxythreonine transaminase; protein product: MTAIYNFSAGPAVLPQDVLQRAQAELLDWHGSGMSVMEMSHRGKEFISIAEKAEKDLRVLVGIPANYKVLFLQGGATAQFAMVPMNLLGGKKKVDYLHTGEWSKKAIKEAQKYGAVNIAANAESSKFTTIPPRSQWKLGADAAYVHYTANETIGGVEFPDVPNVGNVPLVCDMSSTFLSRPVDVSKFGLIYAGAQKNFGPSGLTLVIVREDLIGQTLPGTPSMFDYKIHADNDSMYNTPPTYGWYIAGLVFEWLLQNGGLKAMAETNERKAKKLYNYIDASGGFYKNPVELSSRSWMNIPFTLKDEALDEPFLKGAQAAGLLQLKGHRSVGGMRASIYNAMPEAGIDALIAYMKEFLKCA